A DNA window from Ostrea edulis chromosome 5, xbOstEdul1.1, whole genome shotgun sequence contains the following coding sequences:
- the LOC130054888 gene encoding uncharacterized protein LOC130054888 — protein MCALGRDSDGTCNTYSSLYMVNSTSPHFVPPTPGLGTTIQCDTGQHDCQFSAFILSSEAAKVSSFGGNKLGTFTVDVTDCVKEGSESVCKAVIKLTKSSNTKLDHTPKEYDLCLNVAKTASPLIFTDKSCVRVMVQPKG, from the exons ATGTGTGCTTTGGGCAGAGATAGTGATGGAACCTGCAACACAT ATAGCAGTTTGTACATGGTGAATTCAACCTCT CCCCATTTCGTACCTCCAACCCCAGGACTGGGAACCACTATTCAGTGCGATACAGGCCAGCATGATTGTCAATTTTCTGCGTTTATACTTTCAAG TGAGGCAGCAAAGGTGTCATCTTTTGGTGGTAACAAATTGGGAACTTTCACTGTGGATGTGACAGACTGCGTCAAAGAAGGAAGCGAATCAGTCTGCAAGGCAGTGATAAAACTCACCAAGTCCTCAAACACAAAACTTGATCATACGCCAAAGGAATACGATCTCTGTCTGAACGTAGCTAAGACTGCAAG tcCACTAATATTTACTGACAAATCTTGTGTCCGCGTTATGGTACAACCAAAAGGTTAG